Proteins from a genomic interval of Haliaeetus albicilla chromosome 13, bHalAlb1.1, whole genome shotgun sequence:
- the EPO gene encoding erythropoietin isoform X2, with product MGAMGAVGLCALVLMLLGVPGRPDGPPSLCDRRVMERFILEARDAERGLASCGPPCDLPEAVAVPDPGVNFNDWQRMDVAGADPGPAAGGAQQLPPREGPALPRRRLSTMTDSCQSSIRTRTHTPPASFPASPHPADPPPGTLDVPAGD from the exons ATGGGGGCGATGGGGGCGGTGG ggctgtgtGCGCTGGTGCTGATGCTCTTGGGGGTCCCGGGGCGCCCCGACGGCCCCCCCTCGCTCTGTGACCGCCGAGTGATGGAGAGGTTCATCCTGGAGGCCCGTGACGCCGAGAGGGGGCTG gccagctgCGGCCCCCCCTGTGACCTGCCCGAGGCGGTGGCCGTCCCCGACCCCGGCGTCAACTTCAACGACTGGCAGCGGATGGAT gttgCGGGTGCGGACCCTGGCCCGGCTGCTGGGGGTGCACAGCAGCTTCCTCCGCGGGAAGGTCCGGCTCTTCCTCGCCGACGCCTGTCGACGATGACAGACAGCTGTCAATCATCCATccgcacacgcacacacaccccccccgcctcgttccctgcttccccccaccctgcggACCCTCCCCCCGGCACGTTGGACGTACCGGCAGGTGATTGA
- the EPO gene encoding erythropoietin isoform X1, which yields MGAMGAVGLCALVLMLLGVPGRPDGPPSLCDRRVMERFILEARDAERGLASCGPPCDLPEAVAVPDPGVNFNDWQRMDAGARAREVGGGQAVLVAAILRARELLPDPRLRPTLDRAYSAARSLARLLRGVPTPDPPRADPPPRLRVRTLARLLGVHSSFLRGKVRLFLADACRR from the exons ATGGGGGCGATGGGGGCGGTGG ggctgtgtGCGCTGGTGCTGATGCTCTTGGGGGTCCCGGGGCGCCCCGACGGCCCCCCCTCGCTCTGTGACCGCCGAGTGATGGAGAGGTTCATCCTGGAGGCCCGTGACGCCGAGAGGGGGCTG gccagctgCGGCCCCCCCTGTGACCTGCCCGAGGCGGTGGCCGTCCCCGACCCCGGCGTCAACTTCAACGACTGGCAGCGGATGGAT GCGGGGGCGCGGGCGCgcgaggtggggggggggcaggcggtGCTGGTGGCCGCCATCCTGCGGGCGCGGGAGCTGCTGCCGGACCCCCGCCTGCGCCCCACCCTCGACCGGGCCTACAGCGCGGCCCGCAGCCTGGCCCGCCTGCTGCGGGGGGTCCCCACCCCG gaccccccccgagccgaccccccccccaggttgCGGGTGCGGACCCTGGCCCGGCTGCTGGGGGTGCACAGCAGCTTCCTCCGCGGGAAGGTCCGGCTCTTCCTCGCCGACGCCTGTCGACGATGA